A portion of the Oncorhynchus nerka isolate Pitt River linkage group LG27, Oner_Uvic_2.0, whole genome shotgun sequence genome contains these proteins:
- the LOC135565274 gene encoding small ribosomal subunit protein uS3-like: protein MAVQISKKRKFVADGIFKAELNEFLTRELAEDGYSGVEVRVTPTRTEIIILATRTQNVLGEKGRRIRELTAVVQKRFGFPEGSVELYAEKVATRGLCAIAQAESLRYKLLGGLAVRRACYGVLRFIMESGSKGCEVVVSGMLRGQRAKSMKFVDGLMIHSGDPVNYYVDTAVRHVLLRQGVLGIKVKIMLPWDPSGKIGPKKPLPDHVSIVEPKDEQVPSTPISEQKGAKPEAAVVAPATPVPTA, encoded by the coding sequence ATGGCGGTGCAAATTTCCAAGAAGAGAAAGTTTGTCGCTGATGGTATCTTCAAAGCTGAACTGAACGAGTTCCTCACAAGAGAGCTGGCTGAGGATGGCTACTCAGGTGTGGAGGTTCGTGTCACCCCAACTAGAACTGAAATCATCATCTTGGCTACCAGGACACAAAACGTGCTTGGTGAGAAGGGGCGTCGTATACGTGAGCTGACTGCAGTGGTCCAGAAGAGGTTTGGCTTCCCCgagggcagtgtggagctgtATGCTGAGAAGGTTGCCACTCGTGGTCTTTGCGCCATTGCCCAGGCAGAGTCTCTGCGCTACAAGCTTCTCGGGGGTCTCGCTGTCCGCAGGGCCTGCTATGGTGTCCTACGGTTCATCATGGAGAGCGGGTCCAAGGGTTGCGAGGTGGTGGTGTCTGGAATGCTCAGGGGCCAGAGGGCCAAGTCCATGAAGTTCGTGGATGGCCTCATGATCCACAGTGGAGACCCCGTTAACTACTACGTCGACACCGCTGTCCGCCACGTGCTCCTCCGCCAAGGTGTGCTGGGGATTAAGGTGAAAATCATGCTGCCCTGGGATCCCAGCGGTAAGATTGGCCCCAAGAAACCTCTCCCTGACCACGTGAGCATCGTGGAGCCCAAGGACGAGCAGGTCCCCTCAACGCCCATCTCTGAGCAGAAGGGAGCCAAGCCGGAGGCCGCTGTCGTCGCACCTGCCACACCCGTCCCAACAGCATAA